In Phragmites australis chromosome 18, lpPhrAust1.1, whole genome shotgun sequence, the genomic window TATGGGCAATGTTGCCCCTGAGAGCAGCAATCAGGTCCCATTGCCGCCATCTAGTGTTGATAATGCTGCACTGGCAGTTCCTGCAGCACCTCAGCAGTCATCATCTGTGGAGCAACCTTCGACTTCAAGCACCACAGCTGTTATAGTGGGGAATCCAGGGTCAAGTAGGAGGTCAAGGCCTTCAGGATCCACGAccccaagaagaacaaggaggaGGCAGCAGTAGGTACCAGAGTGCTGTCATTCTCTCCAATAAAACCTATAGACCATATCCGAATGCTAGTTGTTACCTTGATTAGGTTCAGAAACACCTCAAGGTTATAATGTAGGAACGTACATGCCATCGCTTGTTTCCTCCGTTCTCTTACATATCGTGTATGTACCTCCATGGCAAAGGAATCGAAATGTCAGTTTCAGTGTCCATGGTGAATGCTGTTGTTCTGTATGCTGGCCTGCTGGGATAAAATTTTCTGATATTGCATCCATTTCTGGTACAGTGAGATTACGAAGTGTTTAGAGTTGTGATTGTGTCCATTATACCATTATGATCTTCCTGTTACTGAGATTATGTAGTTGGGTGGGCATTCGTTTGCTCAGCTACGGTTCTTGATTATTCCAAGTATCTCTTTTTCCAAGTAAAAAGTATCCAGAGTCTGGCAGTCCTTGTTTCTGATCTGAAGTGCCAGTGCCATTGTGAGTGAGGCaataaaaaattgaagcatATGAGTAGTGTAACCCAACAGTGGCACACGCAGATTTGCTCTGACAAGGTGGATCAAGTCTATCATTAAAAAACCCAACTTACTAATATATGGCATTGCAAAAACATGTTATGATGTCTTGTGCCACAGTGAATTAATACATGCCGCTGCAGAAGATGGAGATTTATACATGTATAATGCTGCAGAACATGAGTACATGACAGCTCCTGTTGCTTTTGTCACTGCAATTAGCTATTTTTGTACTAGCATTCTATATATCACACAACCAGGTTAACATGTATTGCAGTAAGATGCCAGCAGTTGTCTATGTTTATGCTAAAAAAAAGGCAGTCATTTAGTTTGAGCCGAATCTTTCAAGCAGCCTCTCCATATCACTAACCAGCTCTATTTTGCAAATGAAAACAATCAAGTTGGTGCAAACGCATCGGTATCTCTTATTTACATTTCAGCTGAACATTCAGAAAGATCACAACATAAATCCCCATGATAATATTGATGGACAATTCTTTGTGACCTCCGAACTGTTGTAACATTTCTGGACTTTTGCACAGGGAAAATGTCAGACTGCTGATATGCAACTAGCTCCTTGAGTCAGATGTGCTCAGGTTTGCCTATCATAGAGGTGCAGAATAGCACTTGACTCCTTAGTTTGGCTTCGTCAAAATGGATAGTGCTTCTACTGTTTTCTCATCTGTACATCAAGAAGCTAAAATACAGTGTGGTGCAGTGTGGTGATATGCTGACTATTTTCCTTCTTGGTTGGGAGTATTTGTCCTGGACCCAATGTAATTTTGATTTGCCTCTTCCCTATTCTGAAATCAAATGTGGAATTGTGGATCTCCTGCAATGTCCACTAGGGGGAAAAAAGTTGGATTACAATAGTATTCTGGTTCATGGTTCTTTTCCAACATACAGATGAATAAGTAGATCATTTTACATACCTTACACACGGAGGAAACAACATTTTCAATATTTGGATCGTGCAAGTTTTACAACAGGAAAACTGTTCAGGATAGCAAAACCTGCACCTCACCATTAGGATTGTGCACATGTAGATATTACTATGCAACAAATCCACTACCAAATGACAACTGGGCGCAACATGTGATTTTACAAGTTCTCTACTGATCTTTGTATGGTTCAGTTCAGCACGGtttcatttttcccttttaATCCCTGAACTCCTTACAACAGCAGACGGTTTGTGTACAGATAGCATTATATCTTGAACTGCTCTATCAATCTCAGAAGGCTATATGTCTCCGCATCAGGCATTGCCCCTCTCAAAATCATTGCCCTTACCAAATCCGGCTCATGAACTTTTGCCTTCACGTAAGCTTTTAGAAGGGTATTATACACAAAGGAATTCCTACAATACTTTGATTCATTCAGTTCTTCATAAACCATCTTTGCATTTTCCAGGTCACCAATTTCTGCAAAATTTTCAAGCAACATATGTGTAGTCTCCAACCATGGTGTTGAACTTCTCACCTTCTTCGTGACAACTTCTTTCTTTCCCATATCCATTGTTTTCAAAGCTTCTTTAACAAGACCTGACTTCAAGCAACCCAATGCTAAGTGTCGATAAGTGATAGCATTCGGCTGACAACCGTTTGCCCTCATTTCTTTGAACACGGCGGATGCTTTATCCATGAGGCCATGCCTGCAATAAACTGATAAAATTGAATTGAAGTGTTCTGTAAGGCTTAAATTCCTTGAAGATTTGATCTCCAGCCATATCTCTTCTGCCTGTTCAATGAAGCCAACCTTTCCAAATGCTTCAATTGCTAGTATGAAACTTTTAGATCGAACATGGGGGAGCCCTTGCATGATCTCCCATGTTCTCTTTAGTTCCTTTTCCTTCCCAAGGTATCCGTACAAGATGAGAAGAATTTCCAGTGTAGACCAGTTAGTACCTGTCATGGAATTCTCGATAGCTTCTACATATGTCTGGGAAACAGTATATAGCCTCGCTACGGCATGTGCGATTGCTAGAATGCCATAAGTGATCT contains:
- the LOC133899730 gene encoding pentatricopeptide repeat-containing protein At1g07590, mitochondrial-like isoform X2; amino-acid sequence: MLLVRTLLRRRRPPLPVAATGFFTSSGSDALAPPPPRPPVLEWPHYEPEQEGSLARRLERAASVGAAMRGWMADGRAVHRGHVFHAVNRLRRHRLHRTALQVMEWIMRERPYKLSELDYSYFLEFTAKVHGISEAESLFLRVPQQYQKELLYNNLVMAALDMGLIKHSYAYMRKMRELSLPISPYVYNRLIILHSSPGSRKTVSKVLSQMKADRVTPHTSTYNIILKIQANEHNIDGVARVFNDMKRAKIEPNEITYGILAIAHAVARLYTVSQTYVEAIENSMTGTNWSTLEILLILYGYLGKEKELKRTWEIMQGLPHVRSKSFILAIEAFGKVGFIEQAEEIWLEIKSSRNLSLTEHFNSILSVYCRHGLMDKASAVFKEMRANGCQPNAITYRHLALGCLKSGLVKEALKTMDMGKKEVVTKKVRSSTPWLETTHMLLENFAEIGDLENAKMVYEELNESKYCRNSFVYNTLLKAYVKAKVHEPDLVRAMILRGAMPDAETYSLLRLIEQFKI